The Lactuca sativa cultivar Salinas chromosome 2, Lsat_Salinas_v11, whole genome shotgun sequence genome includes a window with the following:
- the LOC111917500 gene encoding plasma membrane-associated cation-binding protein 1 yields the protein MGYWKSTVVPKFKKIFEKNTTKKTAAIEACKSFDDAKEEYSKEFEEKKTELQTKVIEIYEASATEIKALVKEPKDASLKKNSTGVTKFLEELSKIEFPGSKPAHEACSKFGPTLVQGPIFFVFEKVSTFIVVEEKETTSSKDKDVAVEEEKKEEVAVETEVKAAEEVATPAEPPKDC from the exons ATGGGCTACTGGAAATCGACAGTCGTTCCGAAGTTTAAGAAGATCTTCGAGAAGAACACCACCAAGAAGACAGCTGCTATCGAAGCTTGCAAGTCCTTTGATGATGCTAAG GAGGAGTACAGCAAAGAGTTTGAAGAGAAGAAAACTGAGCTCCAAACTAAAGTAATAGAGATCTATGAAGCTTCTGCAACTGAAATCAAG GCTTTGGTGAAGGAACCTAAAGATGCTTCTCTAAAAAAGAACTCCACCGGGGTTACCAAGTTTCTTGAAGAACTATCCAAGATAG AATTTCCGGGGTCGAAACCAGCTCATGAAGCGTGTTCCAAGTTCGGACCAACGTTGGTTCAGGGACCTATTTTCTTTGTATTCGAGAAGGTGTCGACGTTTATTGTGGTAGAAGAGAAGGAAACAACGAGCAGTAAAGACAAAGACGTGGCCGTGGAGGAAGAGAAGAAAGAGGAGGTGGCGGTGGAGACTGAGGTAAAGGCGGCGGAAGAGGTGGCAACCCCGGCGGAGCCACCAAAGGATTGCTGA